The Candidatus Zixiibacteriota bacterium genome segment TCTCGTCGACATCGGTCTCCCCCTCGCGGTCATCCGGCCCGGATATTATCACCTCCGAGGTCACCATCCCGAACTCATCGAGATACCGCTTGTACAAGAGCGCCGTCGCCTTATCCGGCGCGACCAACTGCCCCTTGAGTCCGGTGCCCTTCCATGTAGTGCTGTAGTGCACGCTCACATCCCAGGCGATCCTCGCCACCCGCTGTTCCGCCTTGTTGAGCTGTTCCGTAGTCGAGAACTTCCTCTTGAGGTCGGCCTTCTGCTTGTCTGAAAGCCCCCTCGTCATTTTGTCGAACCAACTGTCGATTTCCTCCTTCGAGACGTACAAGTCAACTTGCCGCCCCTCGTACAGGAGCGGCACCACCGCCTTATCTTTGACCGCGTCCGTCATAGTATAGATCGGCTGGATCAGCCCCCCGAACTTCTGGATCGTGTTCTTCTCCTTCCGCGCCACCGGCGTGCCGGTGAAACCGATATAGCAGGCCTTCGGCAACACCAGCCGCATTTTCGCGTGACGCACCCTGTACTGCGTCCGATGGCCCTCATCAACCAGCACGAAGATATTGTCGTCCTCCACCGGGACCTCGTCCCGTCCCACCCCGGCATCGAACTTGTCAATCACGGTGGCGATGATCTCTTCTCTCCCCTTGCGAAGAAGCTGAATCAAATGCGGCCCCGTCCGTGCCTGCACCACTTCTTTGCCGCAGTTGCGGAACGTCCCCCAGATCTGGTCGTCCAGATCGACTCGATCGGTCACCAGGACAATCCGCGGATTCAGGATCTCCGTATCCAGCGCCAGCGCCTTGGCCAGCATCACCATCGTCAGTGACTTCCCGCTCCCCTGGGTGTGCCACACCACGCCTCCCTTCCGATTCCCTTCCGGCAGCCGCTCGTGCGCCCGCTCCATGATCCGGTGGACCGTGAAATACTGCTGATACCGCGCAATCTTCTTTGTGCCGGCATCGAACAGCACAAACCGGTACGCCAGTTCCAGCAGCCTGTCCGGACGGCACAGGCAGTAGATCGCCTGATCCTGCGCCGACACCAGTCGTCCCCCCGCCTTGTCCTGCTCCTCGAAGTGCTGTCGCGTCACGTTGAACGGACGCATGAACAGCGCGTCATTTTCTTCCGGTGACAGGCTCTTGTTCACCAGCGTCGCCAGCTGCCGTTCCGCGTCCTTGCTGAAATCCTCCCGCCAAACCGCCCAAAATTGCGCCGGTGTGCCGGTTGTCCCGTACTTGGCGGCGTTCTGCGCTACGCCGAGGAGAAGTTGCGTGTAGACAAACAGCCCGGGAATCTGGTCGTCCTTCTGATTGCGTATCTGTTGTGACACCGCCTGGTCGACCGGCAGGCCGTCTTTGGTTTGGATCGACGGAGACTTACACTCGATTACCGCCAGTGGAATGCCATTGACGAACAGCACGATATCGGGGTACCGCTCCTGCTTTACCCCCGTCCGCTCGACCTCGTACTCCGCCGTGCAGTGGTAGACATTCCGCTCCGGCCGCTCCCAGTCGATATAGTGCAGACTGAAATGCTTGGTGTCGCCGTCGATTGACTGCGGCAGGCTCTTGCCTAAGGTCAAAAGTTCGTACAGCTTCTCATTGGTGCGAATCAAGCCGTCGTACAGGTAGTCCTTGAGCGCCTGCACCGCCGTCAGGATATTCCCTTCCGTAAACGGGTAGGTGCGCCCCTTGAACTCGATGCAGTTGAGTGTCCGGAGTTGGTCAACGAGGATCGGTTCGAGGATCACCTCCGACGTCCGCCCGTTGCGTAACTCAACCGCTTCTGCCGGCGGTATGTACTGGAATCCGAGGTTGATCAGCAGTTGGAGCGCCGGTACCTGGGAGGTCCGCATCTCGTCTATGCGCAGTTGGTCAGGATTCATCCTTCTCCCTCCCCATCTTCTTCTTGTTCGGCTTAACGTAGAGATCGAAGAGGAACACATGCACCGCCACGAACCGCCCTGGATCATCTGCCAATTTGAATCGAAGCCGCCATTCGCCGGGCTGTTTTGTCCCCAAGTCAGAAACGAAATTCGGATGCTTCATGAGTAGTTCGGGCAGGTTCTTCTGTATCGTCGAGAACCCAGCGTAATGCTTATTGAACGCAATGAGTGCCGATCTGCAGTCCCGCCATGTATGGTATCCCAGCATCTGGTTGATAGCATCGCCCACCGTCTTCGGTCCGTACCAGACCTTACATTCACCCACAAACGCCTCCCGATTCTCAGCCGTGATCAATATATCGGTTTTCCCATTCCGGCGAAACGTCTCACCGGTGGCCTGCCCCTTGTAGACCGCATTGAGGCTCGCCAGCAGGAAGTCCCGAAGCTCCTCCTCATCAAGTTTGGAGGGGGCCGATGGCAGTGATTCGAGCGTTCGCCCCATATGGCGAAGGATTGACAGGATGTCCTCATAGGCCTCATCGGTGAGTCCGCGTTCCTCCTGGCCCTTGGGGCTGTTCGAGAGAGGCACGACGGGCTTTCGTCTCACCTCCAATGGATGGAAGGTGGGAGCCCCCTCCTTGCGCTCCAGCGGTATGTCAATTGTTTTTGCCACAGTCGAATACAGTGCCAGCTTCTTGCGTCGCGCCGTTATCGCGCGGCGAACATCCCTCTGCAAAACCTCGTTGTGACGCTCGATTTGACCCCGCACCTGATCAACATGATATTCGATGTTGTCGATTACTGACTTGATTTCACCGGCGAGGTCCCTCTCTGCCCTGTCGTCAGGCACTTCGACTATGATCACCAGTGCACCTGCTCCACTCGGAAAGCCGTCTGTCTGAACTTGAGCTCGGGGAATCACTGACCGGTGGGTGTTCGGGAGATAGTACCATAACTGGAAATCGCCTGTGAATG includes the following:
- a CDS encoding type I restriction endonuclease subunit R, whose translation is MNPDQLRIDEMRTSQVPALQLLINLGFQYIPPAEAVELRNGRTSEVILEPILVDQLRTLNCIEFKGRTYPFTEGNILTAVQALKDYLYDGLIRTNEKLYELLTLGKSLPQSIDGDTKHFSLHYIDWERPERNVYHCTAEYEVERTGVKQERYPDIVLFVNGIPLAVIECKSPSIQTKDGLPVDQAVSQQIRNQKDDQIPGLFVYTQLLLGVAQNAAKYGTTGTPAQFWAVWREDFSKDAERQLATLVNKSLSPEENDALFMRPFNVTRQHFEEQDKAGGRLVSAQDQAIYCLCRPDRLLELAYRFVLFDAGTKKIARYQQYFTVHRIMERAHERLPEGNRKGGVVWHTQGSGKSLTMVMLAKALALDTEILNPRIVLVTDRVDLDDQIWGTFRNCGKEVVQARTGPHLIQLLRKGREEIIATVIDKFDAGVGRDEVPVEDDNIFVLVDEGHRTQYRVRHAKMRLVLPKACYIGFTGTPVARKEKNTIQKFGGLIQPIYTMTDAVKDKAVVPLLYEGRQVDLYVSKEEIDSWFDKMTRGLSDKQKADLKRKFSTTEQLNKAEQRVARIAWDVSVHYSTTWKGTGLKGQLVAPDKATALLYKRYLDEFGMVTSEVIISGPDDREGETDVDERNTSEVVEFWRKMMKRFGSEKDYNRELIKEFGSEEGFDIVIVVSKLLTGFDCPRNTILYLTRPLKEHTLLQAIARVNRLHEGKNFGYIIDYRGILKELDFALDLYGDLDEFDRADLQDLVTDVGAETAKLPQLYSDLWDVFKGVKNKQDVEAMQRHLEDEERRLKFYDRFSDFARTLGIAMSSEKFLRDTDQKELDRYRTDLKYFKNLRYAVAHRFAETVDFGEYQERIAKLVNTYVGAGEVEQVVKPVDIFNTDKFREEVDRVVEPAAKADTIAHRTLRTIHERWAEDPAFYEKFSKMLEAAIEAFRKEWISAAEYLKQAASIMESVRNRTGDEIPDELQREDVAKALYGVIRRIVERYTADGANASRVSAEAALKMDRVLEKLRITNWTTNSDRQNQMRTEMEDVLFEIKDRHGFELSFEDIDKIMDDCIDVFKVRRP